The genomic segment CGCCAGCATCCTCTTGCAGAACGCAGCAGGCTGACGCTGCGCGAGCTTGAGCAGGAGGCGTTCATTATGTACCGCGAGGACTTCGCTCTGCATGCCCGCATCATAGACGAATGCGCGCGTCTCGGCTTTAAGCCCAAAATCATGCTCGAAAGCTCCCAGTGGGATTTTATTTGCGAAACGGTGGCGGTTGGACTCGGCATCGCTCTGCTGCCCGAAGCCATTTGCCAGAAACTCGATACGTCGCGCATCCGCACGATTGCTATGGTAGATCCCGTCATTCCTTGGAATCTTGCGATGATCTGGCGTAGAGACGGGTATTTATCGTTTGCCGCCCAAGAATGGATACGGTTTACGAAAGCTTATTTTGAATCGAAGAGGTCTTGATTTACCAATTTATTGAAAATTATTATGACCGCTTCTTCCATAAAGAAGGATTCACGCGATTTTTGTCGAATGCTATCTTTAAAATATAAGACATTTTAAGTGAAGAGCTTATAGATGAGCTTATAAATGGACTTATATTTCTACGCGATGAAGGAGGCGACAGGCTATGGCTGGACCTTATATCTTCATTTTCACCGGTACTAGCGGATCTGGAAGAAAAACAATGGCTCACCGGATTGGCAAGGAACTTGGCATCAAGCATGTCAGCTCTTACACAACACGCCCTCCACGAGATTCTGAGCCGCCTGACCGCGACTATCACTATATTGAGCAAGAACGATTTGACCGGATGAACGCAAGCGGCGATTTTATTGAAACGGCCGTTATCCATAAGCATCATTATGGAATCCGCACCCATGAGCTTACAGATTTGCTGAGCGAGGGCAAGCATGTGTATATGATTCTCAACAGCGATGGCGCTTCACTGATCAAGAAGCTATACGGCGAGCAAGTCGTCCGCATTTTCCTGTACGTAGAGAAACGTACCGTCATTGAGCGGCTGGAGGCGAAGGGACTTCCTGCGGAGGTTATCAACAGCTACATGTCGATTTACACCGAAGAGGTCGTGTACCGCAAGCAATGTGAGCATGTGCTGGAAAATCTCGACCTGAATCGCACGATGATGAAAATTCGCGAAGCGATTCAATCGCATTTATAATTGCAAAAACGGGTACCGCTCTACTTTCAGAGCAGTACCCGTTATTTATTTTGCTAAAAGCTGCTTCCTTCTCTATTAGTCTCCGCCCTCATGCCACAGCTCCAGCGGCAGACCGACTAGCGCTTTGCCGATCCACTCTCTTGCGATATTGTTGGAAGGCCCCATCGCAATGCCGGCTCTGGCGTCTCGAAACAAACGCTCGAATACGCCTTTTTTGTAGCCATAGCCTCCTGTTACATCCAATGCCGCTTTAGTCGCTTTGTTCGCCACCTCGGCCGCATGCACCTTAAATTCCACCAGCGGCAGCAGCAGCTCTACCTGCGGCCTGCCCTGCGCTTGCAGCTCATCCAGCTGCTTCGCCAATGATTGCTGCCACGGCTTAAGGCTCTCGATTAAAATTTTCACTTCGGCCAGCTGCTGGCGAATAATTTGATAATCGGCCAGCCGTTTATTGAAATCCCGGTGAACCATGCCTTTCACATAAGCGGTCGCCGCCTCCAGAGCAGCCTCCGCAACGCCCAGCCAGGTTGATCCAAGCCCGATCAGGTATACCGGAGATACGCCGCTCTCCAAAATCTCCCGGCCTTGTCCTTCGATTCCTAATTTGTCCTGCGCCTCCACCCGTACACCCTCATAAGTAATCGGGCCGCTATGATTGCCTCGCACACCTAATGCATCCCATACGCCAGGTGTAATGCCAGGAAGCTTGCTATCCACAAGGAAAAAACTAACATCTGTAGGGGTCTGCGCACCAGGCGTCCTCGTCTGGAACACATAAAAATCCGCTTGGCCCGAGCTGGTTGTAAACGACTTCTCGGCATTCAGTATATAATCGTCCCCATCGCGGGAAGCCTCGCTGAAGTTGAACCACCAATGACCGCCTGATGCTTTCTCGCTTGTTGAATAGGTGCCTACAAGCCCCTCGCTTACCGGCACAAGCCAGCGCTCCTTCTGATCGTCGTTGCCGTACAGCGCAATCGTCTGGACGGCACCCACATGCATCACATATACGAGCGAG from the Paenibacillus sp. BIHB 4019 genome contains:
- a CDS encoding guanylate kinase, with translation MAGPYIFIFTGTSGSGRKTMAHRIGKELGIKHVSSYTTRPPRDSEPPDRDYHYIEQERFDRMNASGDFIETAVIHKHHYGIRTHELTDLLSEGKHVYMILNSDGASLIKKLYGEQVVRIFLYVEKRTVIERLEAKGLPAEVINSYMSIYTEEVVYRKQCEHVLENLDLNRTMMKIREAIQSHL
- a CDS encoding acyl-CoA dehydrogenase family protein; amino-acid sequence: MSVQIASAADHVKPDYEQLREEIRSLVEAEIKPRAEATDREGRFPIENLQALAEAGWNGVLIPEQWKGRGLDHVAFAIAAEEIGKGCPSTSLVYVMHVGAVQTIALYGNDDQKERWLVPVSEGLVGTYSTSEKASGGHWWFNFSEASRDGDDYILNAEKSFTTSSGQADFYVFQTRTPGAQTPTDVSFFLVDSKLPGITPGVWDALGVRGNHSGPITYEGVRVEAQDKLGIEGQGREILESGVSPVYLIGLGSTWLGVAEAALEAATAYVKGMVHRDFNKRLADYQIIRQQLAEVKILIESLKPWQQSLAKQLDELQAQGRPQVELLLPLVEFKVHAAEVANKATKAALDVTGGYGYKKGVFERLFRDARAGIAMGPSNNIAREWIGKALVGLPLELWHEGGD